A stretch of DNA from Vicingus serpentipes:
TCCTTTTTTGCTAAAGATGAAGTAGATGAAATATGGATAACTTTTCCTGACCCACAGCCACAAGAAAGTAGAGAACGTAAAAGAGTTACAGCTCCAATTTTTATGGAGCGATACAAACAAATACTAAAGCCTGGTGGGATCATTCATTTAAAAACTGACAACGAAGGTTTTTTTAGATATACCTTAGAAGAAATTAAAAGAAACAATTATGAACTAATTGAGCACACCTTTGATTTATATGGAGAAGCTATAGAAAAGCTTGACCCAAAAACCCAAGAAATATTATCGATTAAAACCTACTACGAAAACTTATTTTCAGCTCAAGGGCATAGCATTCATTATTTAAGATTTAGATTTTAATGGCTTACGACGAATATTTAGCTGACCGTATTAAACATGTTTTAAAAGAAAAAAGAGTTTCATTTATTGGTAAAAATATGATGGGAGGATTAATGTTTATGGTTGATGAGAAAATGTTTTGCGGAATCCATTTTGATAAAAAAAGAAAGACCGACTTATTGATGGTTAGAATAGGTGAAGAAGCTAGTATTGAAGCTTCAACTAAAACAGGTTGCCAACCTATGGATTTTACAGGTAGACCAATGAAAGGATTTGTTTTTGTTGACCCTACAGGATTTGATTTAGATGATGACTTAGCTTATTGGATTCAACTTTGTATCAATTTTAATCCATTGGAAAATCAAGTAAAAAGAAATAATGAAGTACTCAGAGGCTAGTCAAGATTTTTTTGAACAAGTTTATCAGGTTTGCAGAGAAATACCTTACGGCAGAGTAACTACTTATGGTGCTATTGCAAAATATTTGGGTGCAGCTCGTAGCTCAAGAGTTGTTGGCTGGGCAATGAATAGTGCTCATTCTCAACAGAACACTGTTCCTGCCCAAAGAGTTGTAAACAGAAATGGGCAGCTAACTGGTAAAATTCATTTTTCAACTCCATTTGAAATGGAAGAAAAATTAAAATCAGAAGGTATTTTAGTAAAAAACGATACTATTGTTGACTTTAAAAAATATTTCTGGGACCCATCTATTGAATTGGCTTTATAATGTTGCTTTTATTGTTCACAAAACAAATTTGAGTGGTTGATATTAGTAATTTTACACCTCAAAATAATAGCAATATGAATTTCGACCAAAAAGATATACTAGAAGCATTAAGTTTTGTAATAGAGCCCGATTTAAAAAAAGATATTGTTGACCTAAATTTAGTGTCCAATGTAAAATCTGAAGGAAATAAAATCAGTTTCGACTTGCAGATTAATAACCCTGCAATGCACAACAAGAAAAGAATTACAGAAGCATGTGAGTTGCATTTAAACAGAGTGCTTAAAACAGAAGTAGAGTTAAACATTAGCATAACTCCAATACCTAAAGCACCTGAAACTCCAAAATCAAACAAAGTTTTGCCTAATGTTAAAAATATTATTGCAATAGCATCAGGAAAAGGTGGTGTTGGAAAATCAACAACAACAGCAAACTTAGCTGTTGCTTTAGCTCAAAAAGGATATAAAGTAGGTTTAGTTGATGCAGATATTTATGGTCCATCTATGCCGCTTATGTTCAATGTAGAGGATGAAAAACCAATGCCAATTGAAGTAAACGGTAGAAACATGATTAAACCTGTAGAAAGTTACGGTGTTAAATTATTGTCTATTGGCTTTTTTGCAAATACTGATCAAGCTGTGGTTTGGAGAGGGCCAATGGCGACTAGAGCATTAACGCAATTATTTACTGAAGCTGATTGGGGAGAATTAGATTATATGCTAATTGATTTGCCTCCAGGAACAGGAGACATTCATTTATCTTTAGTACAAACAGTTCCTGTAACTGGAGCTGTAATTGTTAGTACACCACAAAAAATGGCGCTAATTGACGCTAGAAAAGCTGTTGGGATGTTTAAGTTAGAACAAATCAACGTGCCAGTTTTAGGAATGATTGAAAACATGGCGTATTTTACACCTGCTGAATTACCAAATAACAAATATTATATTTTTGGTGAAAATGGGTTAAAAGATTTAGCAGCAGAACAAAACCTACCATTACTAGGAGAAATACCTTTGGTTCAAAGTGTAAGAGAAGCTGGTGATGCTGGGAGGCCTGCTGTGCTTCAGGAGAACACACCTCAAGCAAAAGCATTTATGGCGTTTGCAGATAATGTAATTGAACAAGTAAACTTAAGGAACGAAAAATTAGACCCTACTAAAAAGGTAGAGATAACTAATATGAATGGTTGTTCTACTAAATAAAAAAAGTCTTAAATTGCAGTTGTATTTTTTCATATCGAAATGGACAAAAAAGAAATAATTGACAAGATTAA
This window harbors:
- the trmB gene encoding tRNA (guanosine(46)-N7)-methyltransferase TrmB; protein product: MKGEGKKTERWREMKTFSHVFQPNFDEVFNKDFIHKGKWKENVLKNENPIVLELTCGRGEYSVGLGSHFPEKNFIGFDIKGARIWQGAKQALVQGLNNVFFVRTRIDFITSFFAKDEVDEIWITFPDPQPQESRERKRVTAPIFMERYKQILKPGGIIHLKTDNEGFFRYTLEEIKRNNYELIEHTFDLYGEAIEKLDPKTQEILSIKTYYENLFSAQGHSIHYLRFRF
- a CDS encoding TfoX/Sxy family protein, with amino-acid sequence MAYDEYLADRIKHVLKEKRVSFIGKNMMGGLMFMVDEKMFCGIHFDKKRKTDLLMVRIGEEASIEASTKTGCQPMDFTGRPMKGFVFVDPTGFDLDDDLAYWIQLCINFNPLENQVKRNNEVLRG
- a CDS encoding MGMT family protein, coding for MKYSEASQDFFEQVYQVCREIPYGRVTTYGAIAKYLGAARSSRVVGWAMNSAHSQQNTVPAQRVVNRNGQLTGKIHFSTPFEMEEKLKSEGILVKNDTIVDFKKYFWDPSIELAL
- a CDS encoding Mrp/NBP35 family ATP-binding protein — its product is MNFDQKDILEALSFVIEPDLKKDIVDLNLVSNVKSEGNKISFDLQINNPAMHNKKRITEACELHLNRVLKTEVELNISITPIPKAPETPKSNKVLPNVKNIIAIASGKGGVGKSTTTANLAVALAQKGYKVGLVDADIYGPSMPLMFNVEDEKPMPIEVNGRNMIKPVESYGVKLLSIGFFANTDQAVVWRGPMATRALTQLFTEADWGELDYMLIDLPPGTGDIHLSLVQTVPVTGAVIVSTPQKMALIDARKAVGMFKLEQINVPVLGMIENMAYFTPAELPNNKYYIFGENGLKDLAAEQNLPLLGEIPLVQSVREAGDAGRPAVLQENTPQAKAFMAFADNVIEQVNLRNEKLDPTKKVEITNMNGCSTK